AATTTGTGGAACCTTTTTGTTCTCTCGCGACGCCAAGGTTGATGCGAATGAAGTTCGCCGCATGAACGAGCAAATCATTCATCGCGGCCCCGATGAGGAGGGATTTTATATCAACGGACCGGTCGGTCTCGCGATGCGCCGTCTCAGCATCATCGATTTGTCCGGAGGCCAGCAGCCGATTTCCAACGAAGACGGCACGGTCAGCATCGTTTTTAATGGCGAGATTTATAATTACCCCGATCTCCGCCGTGATTTGCTGAACCGCGGCCATCGTTTCAAAACGAATTCCGACACCGAGGCGATTGTGCATGCCTACGAAGAGTATGGCGCCGATTGCCCGACCAAGCTCAACGGTATGTTCGCGTTTGCGATTTGGGACGCGCGCCGCGGGCGTTTGTTTCTCAGCCGCGACCGCCTCGGCAAAAAACCGCTTTACTATTACAAAGACAACGAGCGCCTGGTTTTTGGCTCCGAGCTGAAAAGCTTGCTGCAAGCGAAAAACGTCCCGCGCCGGGTTTCCAAGGCCGCGCTTGATTTGTATTTGACTTTTGAATATATTCCGGCGCCGCACAGCATTTTTGCCGATATTTTTAAATTGCCGGCCGGCCATTCGCTGTTGATCGACGGCAGCGGCAAACCGGAGATTCGCCAGTATTGGGATTTGCATTTTCATGAAAACGGCTATCATCAGCAAGATTTGGAAGAAGGCCTTGTGCATCTTCTGCAAGACGCCGTCAAAATCCGCCTGATGAGCGACGTGCCGCTCGGCGCGTTTCTCTCCGGCGGCATCGACTCGAGTTGCGTCGTCGCGCTGATGGCGCAAGTGATGAAAGAACCGGTCAAAACTTTTTCCATCGGTTTTGCCGAAGGCAGTTACAACGAGCTGCATTACGCGCGCGCCATTGCGAAGCATTTCAAAACCGATCACAAGGAATTTATTCTGCGGCCCAGCGCGCTGGAACTGACTGAAAAGCTGGTCAAACATCTTGACGAGCCGCTGGGAGATTTTTCGATCTTTCCGACGTATCTGGTTTCAAAGATGGCGCGGGAGCATGTTACGGTCGTGCTTTCCGGTGACGGTGGCGACGAGCTGTTCGGCGGCTATGATGCTTATCTCGCTGATTCGCTGTATCGTCGGTACCGCAAAATACCGGCGGTCATACGCAATCGCGTCATTATGCCGGTAACTACTTTTTTAACTCCCAGTGAGAAGAAAAAAGGGTTGCGCAATCGGCTGAAACGCTTCGTCGAAGGCACGCGCTATCCCGAAGACCTGCAGCACGTGCGCTGGATGATGTTTCTCGCCGACGAGGAAAAAGCCCGGCTTTATGGCGAGGCCATGGCGCCGTTGCGTTCCCAATATTTGCCGTATGAATATATTCGGCATTACTTTGCTCGAGCCGACTCGCAAGATTATGTCAACCGCCAGCTTTATGTCGACATCAAGACCTATCTCTGCGACGACATCATGGTGAAGGTTGATCGCATGAGCATGGCGACATCGTTGGAGGCGCGCGCGCCGTTTCTGGATTACCGCGTCGTCGAATATGCCGCGACGATCCCCAGCGCATTGAAAATCCGCGGCACCAAAACGAAGTATATTCTCAAAAAAGCCATGGCGCCGTTGCTGCCGCCGGAAATCATCAATCGCGGCAAGGAAGGCTTCAGCATTCCGATCAAAAACTGGCTGCGTGAAGAATTGCGTCCGATGATGCTGGAAGTTTTGTCGCCGGCCAGGATGCGACGCGATGGTTTTTTCAATGCGGATTATGTGCAGCAATTGATCAACGAGCATTTGCAAGGCGTTGAAAACCACAGCCACCGGCTTTGGGCGTTGATGGTTTTCAACATTTGGCGCGACCACTATTTGGCCGCAGCGTAGTACGCTGAGAGTTGAGCGTGGTAAAGCGTCCTTCGTTCTGAGCATGTTGATAAGAAATGAAATTTTACGATTGGATTTTGATTCTCAAAAAATTTGTTTGATCCAAAAGTGTGCCTGTAAGGGATGACGGGACATGTGAGAGGATGGCATGTTAAAGAAAGTAAAACATCTGCGTAATCTTTTGCGCTTTGCCAAGGGCAAGCAGGAACCGATTATCGGGCCGGTCAAGGCGATGTGGGAAGTGATCAATACCTGCAACGCCCGCTGCCGGACGTGTGATCGTTGGCAGGAAAAAAATGACCCCAATATTCTTTCCACCGGTGAAGGCAAAACTCTGATCGAGCAGCTTGCTGAAATCGGCGTTTTAAATTTGACCTTTACCGGCGGCGAGCCTTTGTTGCGCAAAGACATTTGTGATCTCGTGGCCTTCGCGAAAAAACAAAATCTTTCCACTTCTTTATACACCAACAGCTTGCTGCTCAACGCGCGGCGCGCCAAAGAGTTGATCGACTCCGGCCTGGACTTGATCTATCTTTCCGTCGACGGCAGCACGGCGGCGTTGAATGACGGCTTGCGCGGCATCGCCGGTTATTTCGATTTGGCCATGAGAGCTTTGGAGAGTCTGAAGTCGCAGCGCAGCAACGGGCAGCCGAAGATTTTTCTCGCCGTCACCATCACCAAAAAGAATTTGGATGATCTCGAAAATCTTGCCCGCCTGGTTAAAATGAACGGCCTTGACGGCCTTTCATTGCAATTGGCGCTGCACGCGCCCCAAATCAGATACGGCGTCGCAGATGACCTGGCTTTCAAGCCGGGTGATGGCGCGGCCTTGCAGGCCGTTGTCGATCGCGTCATGGAACAATACCATCAGTATTTGCCGATGAACCGCGAATATTACCGGCATTTTGCCGATTATATCGAACAGCCGCAAACCCTCTACACCCATCTCAACACTGTGGGGTTTGCAACCGC
The candidate division KSB1 bacterium DNA segment above includes these coding regions:
- the asnB gene encoding asparagine synthase (glutamine-hydrolyzing); translated protein: MCGICGTFLFSRDAKVDANEVRRMNEQIIHRGPDEEGFYINGPVGLAMRRLSIIDLSGGQQPISNEDGTVSIVFNGEIYNYPDLRRDLLNRGHRFKTNSDTEAIVHAYEEYGADCPTKLNGMFAFAIWDARRGRLFLSRDRLGKKPLYYYKDNERLVFGSELKSLLQAKNVPRRVSKAALDLYLTFEYIPAPHSIFADIFKLPAGHSLLIDGSGKPEIRQYWDLHFHENGYHQQDLEEGLVHLLQDAVKIRLMSDVPLGAFLSGGIDSSCVVALMAQVMKEPVKTFSIGFAEGSYNELHYARAIAKHFKTDHKEFILRPSALELTEKLVKHLDEPLGDFSIFPTYLVSKMAREHVTVVLSGDGGDELFGGYDAYLADSLYRRYRKIPAVIRNRVIMPVTTFLTPSEKKKGLRNRLKRFVEGTRYPEDLQHVRWMMFLADEEKARLYGEAMAPLRSQYLPYEYIRHYFARADSQDYVNRQLYVDIKTYLCDDIMVKVDRMSMATSLEARAPFLDYRVVEYAATIPSALKIRGTKTKYILKKAMAPLLPPEIINRGKEGFSIPIKNWLREELRPMMLEVLSPARMRRDGFFNADYVQQLINEHLQGVENHSHRLWALMVFNIWRDHYLAAA
- a CDS encoding radical SAM protein, giving the protein MLKKVKHLRNLLRFAKGKQEPIIGPVKAMWEVINTCNARCRTCDRWQEKNDPNILSTGEGKTLIEQLAEIGVLNLTFTGGEPLLRKDICDLVAFAKKQNLSTSLYTNSLLLNARRAKELIDSGLDLIYLSVDGSTAALNDGLRGIAGYFDLAMRALESLKSQRSNGQPKIFLAVTITKKNLDDLENLARLVKMNGLDGLSLQLALHAPQIRYGVADDLAFKPGDGAALQAVVDRVMEQYHQYLPMNREYYRHFADYIEQPQTLYTHLNTVGFATAVINSCGDVYPDFLKTDCMGNIRHQSFKEIWFGEQACNVRRRVARREHPVSLFDSFVSLNFAVEHASALHFHRILKPILNGAQHF